The window AAGGGGGCCTGAGATGGCAGCCACCACCGCCGCCTACGCCAGGCCGCGCCGAGCCGGCCCGCCGCGCCGCCGGCTCGGCGGGCCGGGCCCCCTGTTCGTGGCCCCGTTCCTGATCCTCTTCCTCCTGCTGTTCCTCGCCCCGCTCGGCTACGCCGCCTACCTCAGCCTCTTCCAGCAACGCCTCATCGGCGGCACGGTCTTCGTCGGCCTGGACAACTACGTCACCGCCCTCAAGGACCCGCTCCTCCTGCACGGCGTCGGCCGCGTGGCCCTGTTCTTCGTGATCCAGGTCCCGCTGATGCTGCTGCTGGCCCTGGTGTTCGCCCTCGCCCTCGACAGCGGCCTGCTGCGGCTGGCGCGCGTGATCCGGCTGGGCATCTTCGTGCCGTACGCGGTCCCGAGTGTGGTCGCCGCGCTCATGTGGGGCTATCTGTACGGCCCCGACTTCGGCCCGTTCGCCCAGCTGAGCCGGGAGCTGGACCTCCCGGCTCCGCACTTCCTCAGCGAGAGCTGGATGCTGGGCAGTCTGGCGAACATCGTGACCTGGGAGTTCGTCGGCTACAACATGATCATCCTGTACGCGGCGCTGCGGACCATCCCGCAGGACCTGTACGAGGCCGCCGCGATGGACGGGGCGGGCGCCTGGCGGATCGCCTGGTCGATCAAGCTGCCCGCGCTGCGGCCGGCGCTCCTGCTGACCCTGCTCTTCTCGGTGATCGGCAGCTTCCAGCTCTTCAACGAACCGAACCTGCTGATGAAGATCGCCCCGGACGTCATCAGCAGCTCCTACACCGCCAACCTCTACTCCTACTCCCTCGCCTTCACCGGAAACCAGCTCAACTACGCGGCCACGGTCTCCTTCCTCCTCGGACTGGTCATCGTCATCGCCTCCTACGTCGTACTGCTCACCGCGAACCGCAGGAGGGCCGCGTGACGACCACCTTGCAG of the Streptomyces sp. T12 genome contains:
- a CDS encoding carbohydrate ABC transporter permease — encoded protein: MAATTAAYARPRRAGPPRRRLGGPGPLFVAPFLILFLLLFLAPLGYAAYLSLFQQRLIGGTVFVGLDNYVTALKDPLLLHGVGRVALFFVIQVPLMLLLALVFALALDSGLLRLARVIRLGIFVPYAVPSVVAALMWGYLYGPDFGPFAQLSRELDLPAPHFLSESWMLGSLANIVTWEFVGYNMIILYAALRTIPQDLYEAAAMDGAGAWRIAWSIKLPALRPALLLTLLFSVIGSFQLFNEPNLLMKIAPDVISSSYTANLYSYSLAFTGNQLNYAATVSFLLGLVIVIASYVVLLTANRRRAA